The following proteins are encoded in a genomic region of Thalassophryne amazonica chromosome 5, fThaAma1.1, whole genome shotgun sequence:
- the LOC117510787 gene encoding betaine--homocysteine S-methyltransferase 1 produces MAPGRKGILERLGAGEVVIGDGGFVVALEKRGYVKAGPWTPEAAAEHPEAVRQLHREFLRAGSNVMQTFTFYASDDKLENRGNKLSFTGSQINEAACDLAREVANEGDALVAGGVSQTPSYLSCKSETEVKGTFKKQLQVFMKKNVDFLIAEYFEHVEEAVWAVEVLKETGKPVAASLCIGPEGDMHGVSPGECAVRLVKAGAQIVGVNCHFDPMTCVKTVKMMKEGVEKAGLKAHYMVQPLAFHTPDCSCQGFINLPEFPFGLEPRILTRWDMHKYAREAYNAGIRYIGGCCGFEPYHIRALAEELAPERGIMPEGSEKHGMWGAGLEMHTKPWVRARARRDYWENLKPASGRPLCASLSTPDCWGVTKGHADLMQQKEATSQEQLKELFSRSKN; encoded by the exons ATGGCACCAGGAAGAAAG GGAATCTTGGAGCGCCTTGGTGCAGGAGAGGTGGTGATCGGTGATGGAGGCTTTGTGGTTGCCCTGGAAAAAAGGGGCTACGTAAAGGCAGGACCCTGGACTCCTGAAGCTGCTGCAGAACACCCCGAAGCAG TGCGCCAGCTCCACAGAGAGTTCCTGAGGGCTGGGTCCAATGTTATGCAGACCTTCACCTTCTACGCCAGTGACGACAAACTGGAGAACCGAGGCAATAAGCTCTCCTTCACT GGGTCCCAGATTAATGAGGCCGCCTGTGATTTGGCCCGTGAGGTGGCCAACGAGGGTGATGCGCTGGTTGCTGGAGGGGTGTCTCAAACTCCTTCCTACCTCAGCTGTAAGAGTGAGACAGAGGTGAAGGGCACCTTCAAAAAACAGCTGCAAGTGTTTATGAAGAAAAACGTGGACTTCCTGATTGCTGAG TACTTTGAGCACGTTGAAGAGGCAGTGTGGGCCGTGGAGGTACTGAAGGAGACAGGGAAGCCTGTAGCTGCTTCTCTGTGCATCGGACCAGAGGGAGACATGCACGGTGTTTCACCTGGAGAGTGTGCCGTCAGGCTGGTTAAAGCCG GTGCCCAGATTGTGGGAGTCAACTGCCATTTTGACCCCATGACCTGTGTGAAGACTGTCAAAATGATGAAGGAGGGAGTGGAGAAAGCTGGGCTGAAGGCTCACTACATGGTGCAGCCTCTTGCCTTCCACACACCTGACTGCAGCTGCCAAGGATTCATCAACCTGCCAGAATTCCCCTTTG GCCTGGAGCCCAGGATTCTGACCCGCTGGGACATGCACAAGTACGCCAGGGAGGCCTACAATGCAGGAATCCGCTACATTGGTGgctgctgtgggtttgagccttaCCATATCAGAGCTTTGGCAGAGGAGCTGGCTCCAGAGAGAGGAATAATGCCTGAAGGATCAGAGAAACATGGAATGTGGGGTGCAGGACTGGAGATGCACACCAAACCCTGGGTCAGAGCCAG GGCTCGCCGTGACTACTGGGAGAACCTGAAACCAGCCTCTGGTCGGCCGCTGTGTGCATCCTTATCCACCCCAGATTGCTGGGGGGTCACTAAAGGCCACGCTGATCTCATGCAGCAAAAGGAAGCCACATCTCAAGAACAACTCAAAGAGCTGTTCAGCAGATCAAAGAACTAA